TTGCCGTAGAGCGTCTCATACCAGCCGAGCGTGAAACCCTGCAGCGGAAATGCCGCCTGGATGGAATCGTTGAAGGAAAACAGCGGGATCAAAAGGATCGGCAGGTAAAGGAAGACGAGATAGGCAAGCACATAGAGGCCGAGCCAGCGGCCGCCTGCATTTGCCTCTGTGCGCGGCGCGTTCATGCGCGGCTGCCAAATCTGCGGTCGGCGCCGCGCGCGAGAAGAACCACGCACAGGATGACCAGCATGACGCAGACCGAGAGCGCGGCGCCGAACGGCCAGTCATTGGCCTTGCCGAACTGCGACTGGATCAGCGAGCCGATCATGGTGCTGGCCGGACCGCCGACCATGGCCGGCGTGACATAGTCGCCGACTGTAGGCACGAAGACGACGAGCGCTGCAGCCAGCACGCCCGGCATCGAATTGGGCAGCACGACACGGCGGAACGACGTGAAGGGTCGCGCACCGAGATCGGAGGCTGCTTCGAGCAGCGACTTCGGGATTGTGTCCAGCGCCACATAGACCGGCAGGATGGCGAAAGGCGCGTAGGCGTGGGCGAGTGTGACGACCACCGCGGCCGGAGTGTTCAAGAAAGCGAGCGTCGGCTCCGACCAGAGGCCGCTTTCGATGAAAGCCGAATTCAGCACGCCGTTATAGGCAAGCACGATCTTCCAGGCGAAAACGCGCAAGAGGTAGCTGGTCCAGAACGGCAGCGTGACCAGGAAGAGCAGCAGGTTGCGCCGCCGCCCGGCATGGAAGGCGAGATAGTAGGCGACCGGATAGGCGGCGACGACCGTTGCCAGCGTCACCAGGCCGGCAATGACCAGCGAGCGCAGCGTCACCGTCCAGTAGAGCGGATCGGTGGCGACGGTAACGAAGTTTTCTGCCGTCAAGCCGGCGCCTAGCAGCGAACCGTCATTGCCCCTGAAGGCGAGGAAGAGCACCAGGCCGAGCGCGAACAGGATGAGGAAGAAGGTGACAAGCCCGCCCGGCAGCAGCATGGCGAAGCGGAAGACCGACGAGATGCGGGTTTCCGGCGATGGCCGCGCTGCAACGGTGGTCGACATCTGACTGCCTATTGGCTGCCCATCGGATTTTTGAAATCAACTAATGCTTTTTCATATTCATGAAACTGTCAAGCTGATTCGCTTGTGCACTGCACGCGGCAGGCGTCAGCGTTCGAACGCGTCGAGCATCCGGTACCAGGCGATCGCGGCGGCGACGCCGACCTGGCGAAAGGCGTGGAACGGGATTGGCCGGATCGGCGAAAGCGGGAACGGCAATTGCCTGGCGTCGCCGCTCGCCAGATAACCCGCCATGCGTT
The window above is part of the Mesorhizobium sp. WSM4904 genome. Proteins encoded here:
- a CDS encoding ABC transporter permease translates to MSTTVAARPSPETRISSVFRFAMLLPGGLVTFFLILFALGLVLFLAFRGNDGSLLGAGLTAENFVTVATDPLYWTVTLRSLVIAGLVTLATVVAAYPVAYYLAFHAGRRRNLLLFLVTLPFWTSYLLRVFAWKIVLAYNGVLNSAFIESGLWSEPTLAFLNTPAAVVVTLAHAYAPFAILPVYVALDTIPKSLLEAASDLGARPFTSFRRVVLPNSMPGVLAAALVVFVPTVGDYVTPAMVGGPASTMIGSLIQSQFGKANDWPFGAALSVCVMLVILCVVLLARGADRRFGSRA